Proteins co-encoded in one Malus sylvestris chromosome 9, drMalSylv7.2, whole genome shotgun sequence genomic window:
- the LOC126581907 gene encoding threonine synthase, chloroplastic-like, translating into MASSSLFQSPPLSLKPQNPASHHAPTKPQFATTIKCVSTSTPPPSSSSDHPHHNIRDEARRHNTTHSHHFSARYVPFNAHPSSAAAAESYSLDEIVYRSNSGGLLDVQHDMAALKNYDGKYWRDLFDSRVGKTTWPYGSGVWSKKEWVLPEIDSDDIVSAFEGNSNLFWAERYGKQILAMNDLWVKHCGISHTGSFKDLGMTVLVSQVNRLRKMNRPVVGVGCASTGDTSAALSAYCAAAGIPSIVFLPANRISLAQLVQPIANGAFVLSIDTDFDGCMQLIREVTAELPIYLANSLNSLRLEGQKTAAIEILQQFDWEVPDWVIVPGGNLGNIYAFYKGFHMCKELGLVDRIPRLVCAQAANANPLYLHYKSGWDQEFKPVKANTTFASAIQIGDPVSIDRAVYALKKSNGIVEEATEQELMDAMAQADSTGMFICPHTGVALAALIKLRNQGIIGTNDRTVVVSTAHGLKFTQSKIDYHSNDIKDLACKYANPPVQVKADFGSVMDVLKKYLLSKAPKN; encoded by the coding sequence ATGGcatcttcctctctcttccAATCTCCCCCTCTCTCCCTCAAACCCCAAAACCCCGCTTCCCACCACGCTCCAACCAAACCCCAATTCGCCACCACCATCAAATGCGTCTCCACCTCCACccctcctccctcctcctcctccgaccACCCTCACCACAACATTCGCGACGAGGCTCGCCGCCACAACACCACCCACTCCCACCACTTCTCCGCCCGTTACGTTCCCTTCAACGCCCACCCATcttccgccgccgccgccgagTCCTACTCCCTCGACGAGATCGTCTACCGATCCAACTCCGGCGGCCTGCTCGACGTCCAGCACGACATGGCCGCCCTCAAAAACTACGACGGAAAGTACTGGCGAGACCTCTTCGACTCCCGCGTCGGCAAGACCACCTGGCCCTACGGCTCCGGCGTCTGGAGTAAGAAGGAGTGGGTCCTACCCGAGATCGACAGCGACGACATTGTCTCCGCATTTGAAGGTAACTCCAATCTCTTCTGGGCTGAGCGTTATGGCAAACAGATTCTGGCCATGAACGATTTGTGGGTCAAACACTGTGGGATCAGCCACACTGGAAGTTTTAAGGACTTGGGTATGACTGTTTTGGTCAGCCAAGTGAACCGGCTGAGGAAAATGAACCGCCCAGTGGTCGGCGTGGGCTGTGCCTCCACTGGAGACACATCCGCTGCCTTATCAGCCTACTGCGCCGCAGCTGGGATACCCTCGATTGTGTTTCTACCAGCGAATCGGATATCTCTGGCTCAGCTGGTTCAGCCCATTGCCAATGGGGCCTTTGTGCTGAGCATTGATACTGATTTCGATGGGTGTATGCAGTTGATTCGAGAAGTCACAGCGGAGCTGCCGATTTATTTGGCTAATTCTTTGAACAGTTTGAGATTAGAGGGTCAGAAAACCGCTGCAATTGAGATTTTGCAGCAGTTTGATTGGGAAGTGCCGGATTGGGTCATAGTTCCAGGGGGAAATTTGGGTAACATATATGCTTTCTACAAAGGATTTCATATGTGCAAAGAGTTGGGACTAGTCGATAGGATTCCTAGGCTCGTTTGTGCCCAAGCTGCAAATGCGAACCCGCTGTACTTGCATTACAAGTCAGGGTGGGATCAAGAGTTCAAGCCCGTGAAGGCGAACACTACGTTTGCATCCGCAATTCAAATAGGAGATCCTGTTTCGATAGACAGAGCCGTGTATGCGCTGAAGAAGTCGAATGGGATTGTGGAGGAAGCCACTGAGCAGGAGTTGATGGATGCCATGGCTCAAGCAGACTCCACTGGCATGTTCATATGCCCTCACACTGGTGTGGCATTGGCTGCATTGATTAAGCTTCGGAACCAAGGGATCATAGGCACTAACGACCGGACTGTGGTGGTGAGCACGGCTCACGGGCTGAAATTCACGCAGTCGAAGATTGATTATCATTCAAATGATATCAAGGATTTGGCTTGCAAGTATGCTAACCCGCCGGTGCAAGTGAAGGCGGATTTTGGGTCCGTGATGGATGTTTTGAAGAAGTACTTGTTGAGCAAGGCGCCGAAGAATTAG
- the LOC126581910 gene encoding uncharacterized protein LOC126581910, which produces MNLSTAEEESAQEVRIPAEIDWQMLDKSKFFVLGAALFSGVSATLYPVVVLKTRQQVAQSQVSCIKTALSIVRHDGIRALYRGFGTSLMGTIPARALYMAALEVTKSKVGTATIRLGFSESTAATIANAAAGLSASMASQLVWTPIDVVSQRLMVQGGVKSNPKVPSASDCKYVNGIDAFRKIMKTDGPRGLYRGFGISIVTYAPSSAIWWASYSVAQRTVWDGVGYYLCKKGDLSNENGVNTYTPGSKTVMAVQGVSAAMAGGMSALITMPLDTVKTRLQVLDGEENGRRGPTIGQTIRNLVKEGGWTACYRGLGPRWASMSVSATTMITTYEFLKRFSTKNQEVLT; this is translated from the coding sequence ATGAACTTGAGCACCGCCGAGGAGGAATCGGCGCAAGAAGTTCGTATTCCTGCTGAAATTGATTGGCAGATGCTTGATAAATCCAAGTTCTTCGTCCTTGGCGCCGCGCTGTTTTCCGGCGTTTCAGCGACTCTTTACCCTGTTGTGGTGTTGAAAACCCGGCAACAAGTAGCTCAATCCCAAGTCTCGTGCATCAAGACCGCGCTTTCGATTGTTAGGCATGATGGAATTAGGGCGTTGTATAGAGGATTTGGGACTTCTTTGATGGGTACAATACCTGCCCGGGCGCTTTACATGGCGGCGCTTGAGGTCACTAAGAGTAAAGTCGGAACTGCCACAATTAGGTTAGGGTTCTCGGAGTCCACTGCTGCCACCATTGCCAATGCCGCTGCAGGGTTGAGTGCATCAATGGCTTCACAGCTTGTGTGGACTCCAATTGATGTTGTGAGTCAGAGATTGATGGTGCAAGGTGGTGTGAAGTCAAATCCCAAAGTTCCTAGTGCATCTGATTGTAAATATGTTAACGGGATCGATGCATTTAGGAAAATCATGAAGACAGATGGGCCAAGAGGATTGTATAGAGGGTTTGGGATATCGATTGTGACATATGCACCGTCAAGTGCAATTTGGTGGGCATCTTACTCTGTTGCCCAAAGAACAGTTTGGGATGGAGTTGGGTATTACCTTTGTAAAAAAGGTGATTTGAGCAATGAGAATGGAGTCAACACGTATACACCGGGTTCAAAAACAGTCATGGCAGTTCAGGGAGTCAGTGCAGCCATGGCGGGTGGCATGTCAGCCCTGATCACAATGCCCCTCGATACAGTTAAGACAAGGCTGCAAGTTTTGGATGGGGAGGAGAACGGCCGTCGTGGACCAACAATTGGACAGACTATTCGGAATCTGGTTAAGGAAGGTGGGTGGACGGCTTGTTACAGAGGATTGGGGCCGCGTTGGGCTTCAATGTCAGTCTCTGCAACAACAATGATCACCACCTACGAGTTTCTGAAACGGTTCTCCACGAAGAATCAAGAGGTATTGACATGA